One window of the Cryptomeria japonica chromosome 7, Sugi_1.0, whole genome shotgun sequence genome contains the following:
- the LOC131856836 gene encoding uncharacterized protein LOC131856836 — translation MPLRPVSVEESFAQWGLDFIRMINPPSLVGHKWIMTATGYFTRWFEVIPLWNSSESEVLAFLKDLVCRYSPPKIVILDNARAFIDSQITQFTLSRGSEYKREWHRHLRSALWMDCITPKHILRNSLYKLVYENDALFPMSLEIRALQLLKSMEVAKNDPMTMILAEIMELEEAREAAFAALQDRHEVVKRWFDSKKSSDLVFDLGDLVLKFNERAAKPGQHAKFDCLWEGPFRIVHYKGFNAFELEDMNGDPLPIPVNNFHLKPFH, via the exons ATGCCACTCAGGCCCGTGTCAGTGGAAGAGTCTTttgctcaatggggccttgattttatcAGAATGATCAACCCCCCTAGTTTAGTCGGACATAAGTGGATCATGACTGCTACTGGTTATTTCACCAGATGGTTCGAAGTCATTCCTTTATGGAATTCATCAGAAAGTGAGGTGTTAGCTTTCCTAAAGGATCTGGTGTGCCGATACAGTCCCCCAAAAATTGTTATATTGGATAATGCACGCGCATTCATAGACTCGCAAATTACCCAATTCACCCTTAGtagag GTTCTGAATACAAGAGGGAGTGGCATCGCCACTTGAGAAGTGCATTATGGATGGACTGCATAACACCCAAGCATATTCTAAGAAACTCTCTATATAAGCTGGTATACGAAAATGATGCACTTTTCCCCATGTCGCTAGAGATCCGAGCATTGCAATTACTAAAATCAATGGAAGTGGCTAAAAACGACCCTATGACCATGATATTGGCAgagattatggagctagaagaagcaagggaGGCAGCCTTTGCGGCTCTCCAAGACAGACATGAAGTCGTCAAAAGATGGTTTGACAGTAAAAAGAGCTCTGATCTGGTCTTCGACCTCGGGGACCTCGTATTGAAATTTAATGAGAGAGCAGCGAAGCCTGGTCAGCACGCCAAGTTCGATTGCCTATGGGAGGGACCTTTCCGCATTGTACATTACAAAGGTTTCAACGCTTTTGAGCTAGAAGACATGAATGGGGACCCCCTCCCAATCCCGGTTAATAATTTCCACCTCAAACCTTTTCATTAG